Sequence from the Aspergillus nidulans FGSC A4 chromosome III genome:
CTGAGGGTCGAGTTAGCACGAGTCGGATTTCCTGAATGTTATACAGAGTATTGCTTACTTCAATCCATACTGACTGGCATCCAGACCGAACTTCTTGCACGCCTCTTGTAGAATATCTGTCAGATATTTTCCAGGGGTCGTTTTGATTGTGGCTCTTCGAGCTGTTGAGTCGAGAACTACGACATGGGAGCTCATTATTGCGGGGTCGCTACCCGAGCAAGTTCAAAAGGTGGGAGTTGTGCGTTCAACTGAGAACTCGGAGTGATATTCGCGTTAGACTGTAAGCGATCGCAAGTAGGTTGACGGTAGCGTTTCAAGGTCCAGAGTTGTTGAGTTGGGATAAGGAATGGAGAGGAGTGAGCAGGCAGCGGGCGGCGCGTCATcggaagaagctgagagGCCAACGCCAACCTTCCACCTCAGTTCCGCTCAGAGTAgagctccagcttcattCATCACTCTTCCATTCCCATCCTCGCCCACCACTcccccttcttcctttgctctCCTGTCTCTTTTCCTATCCGGTTCTACCAATCTCATTTTGAATATACAGTCCTTCAGTTCTCCGTAGTCATGGTACGTGAACTCCCTGCTCACCATCTCCAAACACCTAGCTGACCGACTTCTCAGAGCAATCCATTCGATATCAGTACGCTCCCTACCAATGTCCCTAATTTCCATCATATACCTAGGATATACTGACTCTGATTTATAGATGGCGGTGCCTGCGTTGCCATGGTCGGCAAGGACTGCGTCGCAATCGCCTGCGATCTCCGCCTCGGAATGCAAGCCCTGACCGTCTCCAACAACTTTCCTAAGATCTTCAACTATGCCCCCGGAACATATCTCGGTCTTACCGGTCTTGCTACCGATGTTTCTACCGTTTCAGACCTCTTCCGCCTAAAAGTGAACATGTACCGCCTCCGCGAAGAACGGCACATCGCACCGCAGACCCTCGCCAATCTCGTCAGCTCAACGCTTTATGAGAGACGCTTCGGAGCTTACTTTGTAAGCCCTGTTATTGCTGGAATCAACAACACAACGGGGAAGCCTTTTATTTGCGGCTTCGATAGCATCGGGTGTATCGATTTCGCCAAGGATTTCATCGTGAGCGGAACGGCGAGCGATCAGTTGTTTGGTACTTGCGAGGGCTTGTGGGAGCCGGATATGGTGCGCACATTTGATCTATTATAATCTCTTGACCGGCTGACTGACCTCATCGTGTAGTCTCCCGAAGATCTGTTCGAGACAATCTCGCAGGCACTTCTCAGCGCCGTTGACAGAGATGCCCTGTCTGGTTGGGGTGCACAGGTATACATCATAGAGAAGGACAAGGTGACTCAGCGACTACTAAAGGGACGACAAGACTAGACGCTCGCGTCGGAGTTATTTGGGTTTACTGTTTCTGTTGATGCCAGTCTCATAGCCTGTGAAATATACGGTTGGGAACAGCACGGATATCTTCGTTTGCTGTAATGGCGCGCAATAACATCTTCCGCGCAATCCGCGCAAGAAAGGCAAGTAATTTACGTGAATACATTGTAAGGCTATGGTTTGAAGCTGGACGAGCTGGTCGTGGATGCCGGTGGTAATCTTCTGGTCAGTGGATATATAAGGCCCATGAGAGCCAAGCTGTGTTCTAGCTTGTTGGTCGGCTGAAATGGCCCGCCTCGTAAACTTCCCCAAAGAATTTACTGGATTCCTCCTCGAGGTGTTTGGGATGTCCCATACACGAAATGCTCGCAGTAAATCCTCGATGACAGTGGATCGCGAGCGTCTTGTAATCTATCAGTCAGCCCTTGGGTTCTTACATGTCTATGAAGCTGGTAATCGGTGCGTTTGCATCGACATAAACGCCAGTAGGGTACGGCCACATCCAAAGTAACGAAGGCAATATACCTCGCTCTGCGCCATTTGCGCTAATAGAAGCCTTTGAAGGTCCCATATCATCACCAGAACATGTACAGAAAACGCACATAGTAGAACCTTCGAAGCTTGTACGTATTACTCCTGGTCTGTCCTGGCAGAAGTCAACGTCGGCAGTGATTATATTCGTCTCAGGTAGGAACTCATATATGTTTACATGTGGCATCATGAAACTCGTCAGAGCTCCTACAACGAGTTCTGAAGGAAACGTTCAGGGCGTTTTCCGTGAGGAACATGATTTAAACTTCGATTATTCGACAGCCGCGATTTTGATTAGTATGCAAGTGCTCAGTACCCGCGGTTATACTCAATGGTTGGTGCACGTGCCCAGGCTAGCCAGCAGTAGCTACCTTGGTCAACCCAAACTCAATAGCGGAACGGAACCTTGGAAATAATAACCTATTGTTTTCCATAACACAGCCCTGCAAATATCGGTGTCTCGATATATGACAGAGAGACTGTGAGTCCTGCTGGGTAGGTCCCTCTGTTTGAGGCCATACGAAGTGATCCCCGCGTCTAGACCGGGCGATCGGCCCCCAATAATACGACAGACAGGCTCCATCTCGACAAGCCACTGACTCTAATTCTCTGCGTTTCCCCTCTTCGTCTCATTACCTCTTCGCCTTTTATCTTGCGGTCTAACCGTCCTTTTTGCCTTAATAGCATCTTTAATCTTCAGTTGACCATTATCATAATTAATCATTGTGGACCGACTGACGGCATCTTCGACCGCCCTTCACTGTGCCTGGCTCAGCGATCATTGGAGTACGACCATCGTGCGACTGTTTTTTACTTGGCCGCCTTCCAACGATCACACGAGAATATCAAAATCTGGATCGAATTTTATAAAACTTCCCTGTGGGAATCCCTGACGGGACGCCTGCTCTTTGCGCAGTGTCTCACACTCGCCGTGGGCCACCGTGGGTTCGTCTCCTAAGCCGACAGCGACTGACGTAGGTATCTGGTCGTCCTCTAGACATGCCCTTTACTGACCCGATGTACCGTGCCAGTTCGAAAGCCATGCGCTGTGTCTTATCTCGAGACGTAGCCCGCAACTTGTTGGTATCATATCCATCCCCCTCAGTCTCTTGGCGTCCTCCTATACCTACATAAAACTGTTTATACCCGCGCGGACCTCAACTCCGCGCATTACTCCCAGCACCATGCCCGAACCCATGGAATCAGACTGGTCCAACTCATCAGCATCGGGCCCtaccctctccttccttccgCAGGTGCCAATTAATGCTTTCCAGCCCGGGGACTCGCAAATTGAAAACTCTGGGCAGTCCGCCGCAAGCCCAGAGTATGCTGCAATCGAAGAGCTGGCAGCGGTCAAGAAAGAGCTTCGCGTTTTGGACCTTGAGTCCTTCTGGATCAAGCTTATGGAGCGCACCTCGTCACTGTGCAATGCTCAGTATGCTTTCGTAGCCCGACGGGTCAAGGATGGAGAGTCAACCGAAGAAATAGCTGGACACAAGCACTCAGTTTTTGGTATTGCCTACTATTACAATGACGGATTCCAGATAGTGGGGATGCATCGACATAGGTATTTTGCTGGCGGAAGCCCTCTGTCGCATATGGATCTTAAGAAGCCATGCTTAATCCCAGAGAACCTGAGTTCGTACAATCTGTTTGACAGGGACAAGCTACCGTTCGCTGCAGAGGGTTACCTGGCGATTCCCCTATTTCTGGGGGATGAATGCCTTGCTTACCTGGGATTAATGTGGTCAGATGTGGGATTGCAGAATCGAAAGCTTTCTTGGTCGTTCATCGAAACAgtgctcttctccttggagGACTTGGTTGTCCAACGAATCCAGGAGGATAGGCGTGTGGCAGAACAGCAACAATCTGTCCCAGGCTCGGCTCTAGGTGGACGAAATATAGACGATGAAATGGCGCCGCCTGCGCAAGGCGCGCAGTTCTCTTCGCAGCATCTCAAACCATTTGCGCGCAGCCTCTCGCACGAACTTCGTACGCCAATGCAGGGAATTGTGGGTATGTTGGATGTCATGCATGCAACTGTGCGTGATGCTCTTATCGGCAAACCCCCTCCGAAAACTGCATACGTCTTTCAATCGCTCAAGGAGAGCATTGAAATGGTCCAAGGTTTGTACGGCCTTCAGTACCATCGGCGTTGTTACTAATACCTAAACAGATAGTGCGAGGAGGGCTGTTGAAGCAGCGGATAATGTTGTCCATGCTTACGATCTCAACATGGAGGTCCCTAAAACCCCTCAGGTGGAGCGAGACAGCATCgttttctctgcttctcctaTTTCAACATCCGAGAGTCGGCCAAACGTGTTTATAGAGGGCAACAACATGGCCGCCAATCCCTACAAACGTCGAAGGAGCAACCCGCCAGAACTTGGGAAAACCCCTACTCCGAAGCCAAAAGCTCGTCGACTTACGTCTCCGAAAGAGCTCTCCCCGCGTACCGAGGAGGTAAAAAATGCCGTGCATGAGACCGACAAGATCTTCAATACTTCAACACCTGCTCATCAAATAGAAGCCGTAATGGCTAGTATGGTCAATCCTCGGCCGTCCTTAGCTGTTCGAAGATCGgcacctcatcttctgctggaGGGCATCAACGTCAATTTCCAGGGTCCGGCACTACGCTTCACCAAGCTTCGTGATCTTCTTCGATTGGTGGTTAACGAATCCCTTCATGTTGGCGGCAGGCCCGATTTTGTGGTCAGCGGCGCGACAGAGTTGGGTGAAATGATTGAGGTCcggacgcggtcatctaaTGGAGAAGTATTTTCTAAGACCATAGACTGGTCCGTGGACAATGCAGTACCCGATGCGCTGTTTGCGGATGACCGAGACCTGGCCAAGCTGATTTCCTGCGTTTTTCTTAACGCTGTCAAATTCACAAACAACGGTTTGATCACGGTTAGGGCCACGCTCAGCCGCAAAACTAACGATATATTGATCAACGTTCGTGACACCGGCCCCGGTATCCCTATGGCATTCTTGCCCAATCTTTTCAAACCGTTTGCCCGGGAAGATGCGTCAATTACCCGAAGCAAGGACGGGCTAGGATTAGGGCTGCTTGTAGCAAAGGGCTTAGCAAGGAAGATGGGCGGTGACCTAGTTTGCGTTCGCTCGTCGACGTCTGGGCCTGACCGTGGCTCAGAATTCGAGATTAGGGTTCCCGTGACCGCACCCGAAGCCGCTCGCCCAGTGGCTTTATCAATGCAGTTAACCCCACCAAAGACTAATGACCCATCGAGACTCAGCAGGGCTAGCAATACACCTCCAGACACTACTTTATTATCGCCACTGATACCCGTGCTACCACCTACACCGACACCTACCCAAGAGCCAACGTCGACTCTTACAGATGAGTCTTCCACACCGATCCCCGCCCGTTCGGCACCCAAAACAACCCTCGCGAAAGGGCAGAATTTAGATGTCAAGCCTGGGGAAAGACATCCTCTTACCTTCCTGGTAGCAGAAGACAATAAGATCAATCGGCGGGTTCTGGTTCATATGTTGAAAAGACTCGGCTACCAAGAAATTTATGAAGCCGGCAACGGGAAAGAGGCTGTGCGCACCATGCAGAATATTCTCGACGCGCAGAATTCTGAGCATGACGCTGCACAAGAACAAAAGCCGTTAAATTGCCAGACCACGGCGGATGAATTTCTCGTGCCCGGGCCACCGCACCGAcagaagagagcaaagcCAGTGGATGTCATACTAATGGATCTTTGGATGCCCGAAATGGACGGGTACGAAGCCACATCAAAGATATTCGAGATGATCAACGAGCGTTACCAGAATCCGATTCCATCGCAATCACAGTTGCATCGTCCCGGACTTCCCCTATCGCAACCACCCACTGTTCTCGCCGTCAGCGCAGACGTTACAGATGAGGCGCTTAATCGCGCCACCAAAGTCGGCATGAAGGGTTACATGACGAAGCCTTATAGACTGATGGACCTGGAGCGACTGATTGCTGGTTTTTGCTACAATGATGCTGCCTCACAGGCACAGATCAATGACTCAACGAATGCATGATATCCCTATTTCTTTCGTTATAATAGATAATAAATTATACGCTGCATATCTGCGCA
This genomic interval carries:
- the pup3 gene encoding proteasome core particle subunit beta 3 (transcript_id=CADANIAT00006002) → MVGKDCVAIACDLRLGMQALTVSNNFPKIFNYAPGTYLGLTGLATDVSTVSDLFRLKVNMYRLREERHIAPQTLANLVSSTLYERRFGAYFVSPVIAGINNTTGKPFICGFDSIGCIDFAKDFIVSGTASDQLFGTCEGLWEPDMSPEDLFETISQALLSAVDRDALSGWGAQVYIIEKDKVTQRLLKGRQD
- a CDS encoding uncharacterized protein (transcript_id=CADANIAT00006003) — its product is MARLVNFPKEFTGFLLEVFGMSHTRNARSKSSMTVDRERLVIYQSALGFLHVYEAGNRRTFEACTYYSWSVLAEVNVGSDYIRLSPANIGVSIYDRETHL
- a CDS encoding protein hk-9 (transcript_id=CADANIAT00006004), which gives rise to MPEPMESDWSNSSASGPTLSFLPQVPINAFQPGDSQIENSGQSAASPEYAAIEELAAVKKELRVLDLESFWIKLMERTSSLCNAQYAFVARRVKDGESTEEIAGHKHSVFGIAYYYNDGFQIVGMHRHRYFAGGSPLSHMDLKKPCLIPENLSSYNLFDRDKLPFAAEGYLAIPLFLGDECLAYLGLMWSDVGLQNRKLSWSFIETVLFSLEDLVVQRIQEDRRVAEQQQSVPGSALGGRNIDDEMAPPAQGAQFSSQHLKPFARSLSHELRTPMQGIVGMLDVMHATVRDALIGKPPPKTAYVFQSLKESIEMVQDSARRAVEAADNVVHAYDLNMEVPKTPQVERDSIVFSASPISTSESRPNVFIEGNNMAANPYKRRRSNPPELGKTPTPKPKARRLTSPKELSPRTEEVKNAVHETDKIFNTSTPAHQIEAVMASMVNPRPSLAVRRSAPHLLLEGINVNFQGPALRFTKLRDLLRLVVNESLHVGGRPDFVVSGATELGEMIEVRTRSSNGEVFSKTIDWSVDNAVPDALFADDRDLAKLISCVFLNAVKFTNNGLITVRATLSRKTNDILINVRDTGPGIPMAFLPNLFKPFAREDASITRSKDGLGLGLLVAKGLARKMGGDLVCVRSSTSGPDRGSEFEIRVPVTAPEAARPVALSMQLTPPKTNDPSRLSRASNTPPDTTLLSPLIPVLPPTPTPTQEPTSTLTDESSTPIPARSAPKTTLAKGQNLDVKPGERHPLTFLVAEDNKINRRVLVHMLKRLGYQEIYEAGNGKEAVRTMQNILDAQNSEHDAAQEQKPLNCQTTADEFLVPGPPHRQKRAKPVDVILMDLWMPEMDGYEATSKIFEMINERYQNPIPSQSQLHRPGLPLSQPPTVLAVSADVTDEALNRATKVGMKGYMTKPYRLMDLERLIAGFCYNDAASQAQINDSTNA